A stretch of Henckelia pumila isolate YLH828 chromosome 4, ASM3356847v2, whole genome shotgun sequence DNA encodes these proteins:
- the LOC140863161 gene encoding nicotinamidase 1 — MVSSQAVEVLKNEIPVEQESLRLSGEIKTGLVLVDIVNGFCTVGSGSLAPPAPNKQISKMVDESVKLAKVFCENKWPIYAVLDSHNPDVPEPPYPPHCLAGTEESKLVPELQWLENQPNVTIRNKDCIDGFLGSLEKDGSNVFVDWVKANEIKAILFVGICTDICVLDFVCSSLSARNHGLLSPLEDVIVYSHGCATFDFPSHVARNMKGAAAHPQDLMHHVGLYIAKSRGAKVVSDVSFGI, encoded by the exons ATGGTTTCTTCGCAAGCAGTTGAGGTGTTGAAAAATGAGATTCCGGTGGAGCAGGAGTCTCTCCGTCTCTCCGGTGAAATCAAGACCGGTTTGGTACTTGTTGACATCGTTAATGGCTTCTGCACCGTCGGTTCTGGCAGTCTG GCTCCTCCTGCACCGAATAAACAAATTTCTAAGATGGTTGATGAATCTGTGAAACTTGCGAAGGTGTTCTGTGAAAATAAATGGCCTATATATGCTGTGCTCGATAGTCATAATCCAGATGTTCCGGAGCCGCCTTATCCTCCTCACTGTCTTGCTGGAACAGAGGAGTCGAAATTGGTTCCCG AATTGCAGTGGTTGGAAAACCAACCAAATGTAACAATCCGGAACAAGGATTGTATTGATGGGTTTCTCGGTTCATTGGAGAAAGATGGCTCCAATGTCTTTGTTGATTGGGTGAAAGCCAATGAGATCAAAGCT ATTTTGTTTGTAGGTATTTGCACAGATATTTGTGTCCTTGATTTTGTCTGCTCATCTTTGTCTGCTCGAAACCATGGACTGCTTTCCCCACTGGAGGATGTAATTGTGTATTCACATGGTTGTGCTACTTTCGATTTTCCATCACATGTTGCTAGAAATATGAAAGGTGCTGCAGCTCACCCTCAG GATCTGATGCATCACGTTGGACTCTACATAGCCAAAAGCAGAGGAGCAAAGGTTGTTTCAGATGTTTCCTTTGGTATCTAG